Proteins from a genomic interval of Candidatus Methanomethylicota archaeon:
- a CDS encoding radical SAM protein: protein MVLLDYIRVSIGTAAKMGLLRIRVLAEPTTAYLMTFIDGRCMANCAFCTQAKDSKSDPEYLSRVTWPKFKFNDVLNAIKHANGFRRICIQTLIYQGYVEDTANIVSSIRKVTNLPISVSIHPRSIDDIILLKNCGVDRIGIGVDAASELVFREVKKTFSWGKTMDMVLKAAEIMGPYKVSVHLIYGLGDSDKEFISMISRLYESKINVGLFAFTPMEGTPMEDHPKPDISSYRAIQLAHYLIKHNMANMDNFEFDDSGRLKAINVDKTLLDRVVESGEPFKTSGCPDCNRPFYNESPGETIYNYPTIDMALTDLWKIKLQLKHILNHGGGL, encoded by the coding sequence TTGGTATTGCTGGATTATATTAGGGTATCCATTGGTACTGCTGCTAAAATGGGTTTACTGAGAATTAGGGTTTTAGCTGAACCCACAACAGCATACCTCATGACCTTCATTGATGGTAGGTGTATGGCTAATTGTGCATTTTGCACACAAGCTAAGGATAGTAAGTCCGACCCAGAATATTTATCCAGAGTTACTTGGCCAAAATTCAAATTCAATGATGTTCTAAATGCAATTAAACATGCTAATGGATTTAGACGGATATGCATTCAAACCCTAATATACCAAGGATACGTTGAAGATACTGCAAACATAGTTTCAAGTATAAGGAAGGTCACGAATTTGCCAATATCAGTTTCAATACATCCTAGAAGTATTGATGATATTATCCTCTTAAAGAATTGTGGTGTTGATAGGATTGGGATAGGGGTTGATGCTGCATCTGAATTGGTGTTTAGGGAGGTGAAGAAAACTTTCTCTTGGGGTAAAACTATGGATATGGTTTTGAAGGCTGCGGAAATTATGGGTCCATATAAGGTTTCAGTACACTTAATCTATGGTTTAGGGGATTCCGATAAAGAATTCATATCCATGATTAGTAGACTATACGAGTCTAAGATTAATGTTGGTCTATTTGCATTCACACCGATGGAGGGTACACCCATGGAAGATCATCCGAAACCAGATATATCATCATATAGAGCCATACAGTTAGCTCATTACCTAATAAAACACAATATGGCAAACATGGATAACTTTGAATTTGATGATTCTGGGAGGCTTAAAGCAATAAACGTCGATAAAACCCTATTGGATAGGGTTGTTGAGAGTGGTGAACCATTCAAAACGTCCGGATGCCCAGATTGCAATAGACCATTCTACAATGAGTCTCCAGGTGAAACTATATACAACTATCCAACAATAGATATGGCTTTAACAGATTTATGGAAAATAAAATTACAATTAAAACATATACTTAACCATGGGGGAGGACTTTAA
- a CDS encoding lipoate--protein ligase family protein — MKFKGVYKATKLIKVSMEVDNGIIKSIRITGDFFMYPEDAIRGLENALIGAKLDAVELEGRISKFLSEGSVEFPMMTARDIVNAILSAKPEG; from the coding sequence TTGAAGTTTAAAGGAGTTTATAAAGCTACAAAACTAATTAAAGTTTCCATGGAAGTTGATAATGGCATTATAAAAAGTATTAGGATTACTGGTGATTTCTTTATGTATCCGGAGGATGCCATTAGAGGGTTGGAGAATGCATTGATTGGCGCGAAATTGGATGCCGTTGAATTGGAGGGGAGGATTTCAAAATTCCTCTCAGAGGGGTCTGTGGAGTTTCCCATGATGACTGCCAGAGACATTGTCAACGCAATACTTTCAGCTAAACCTGAAGGGTAG
- a CDS encoding OsmC family protein — protein sequence MSEFVFEGRAALSSGVKSKVFVDDREIATISPPVEFGGERGYPTPENLFAAALASCMNTLFLLIAGNSKLGIQSLETIAKVNMRVEGLEKIIFTKIDFTINVKLLKDTKWEREKAYSCFEMAQRICPIRQSWGEAVPITFHLNIL from the coding sequence ATGAGTGAATTCGTTTTCGAGGGTAGAGCAGCATTATCCTCAGGTGTGAAATCAAAAGTTTTTGTTGATGATAGGGAAATTGCAACGATAAGTCCTCCTGTGGAATTTGGTGGTGAGAGAGGGTATCCCACACCGGAAAATCTCTTCGCAGCAGCTCTTGCTTCATGTATGAACACCCTCTTCCTATTAATAGCGGGTAACTCAAAACTCGGTATACAAAGCCTTGAAACAATAGCAAAAGTTAACATGCGTGTGGAAGGTTTGGAGAAGATAATTTTTACGAAAATAGATTTCACAATAAATGTTAAGTTGCTTAAGGATACTAAGTGGGAGCGTGAGAAAGCTTACTCTTGCTTTGAAATGGCGCAAAGGATATGCCCAATAAGGCAATCTTGGGGTGAAGCAGTCCCAATAACCTTCCATCTAAACATACTGTGA
- a CDS encoding prolyl oligopeptidase family serine peptidase yields MSEDLRMILEELRQMRESLMHMFLALDKSIDDVLWYNMLGDVARIFKFRMVGPPPSKVQKPNAPGARNPVIFWSYVFLPKDLDKSQKYPLIVLPHGGVHANMSTASANIVRELLAQGYLVVAPEYRGSTGYGKAFYELIDYGGLEIEDTHAARNWMVENCRYVDPNRIGIVGWSHGGLHALMNIFFYPDDYKVAYAGVPVSDLIMRMGYKGQNYRDLFIANYHVSVDVCDNVEEYRRRSPVHYVDRLKTPLLIHTTTNDEDVNYLEVLNLINALKAAGKEFEYKIFKEAPGGHSFNRIDTLFAREVRAEVYSFLAKYLHPKRPLTSADELNPFEL; encoded by the coding sequence ATGTCAGAGGATTTGAGGATGATTTTGGAAGAATTGAGGCAGATGCGTGAATCTTTGATGCATATGTTCTTGGCTTTGGATAAGAGCATTGACGATGTTTTGTGGTATAATATGCTTGGGGATGTTGCAAGGATATTTAAGTTTAGGATGGTTGGTCCTCCTCCAAGTAAGGTTCAAAAGCCGAATGCTCCTGGGGCTAGGAATCCAGTGATATTCTGGAGTTACGTATTCCTACCCAAAGATCTTGATAAAAGTCAGAAGTATCCATTGATAGTCTTACCTCATGGTGGAGTTCATGCAAATATGAGTACTGCTTCAGCGAATATTGTTAGGGAGTTGTTGGCTCAAGGATACTTGGTGGTGGCTCCAGAGTATCGTGGTAGTACTGGTTATGGGAAAGCCTTCTATGAATTGATAGATTATGGTGGATTGGAGATTGAGGATACCCATGCAGCTAGGAATTGGATGGTGGAAAACTGTAGGTATGTTGATCCCAATAGGATTGGGATTGTGGGTTGGAGTCATGGTGGACTTCATGCTCTAATGAACATATTCTTCTACCCAGACGATTATAAGGTTGCATATGCTGGTGTTCCCGTTAGCGATTTGATAATGAGGATGGGCTATAAGGGGCAGAATTATAGAGACTTGTTTATCGCCAATTATCACGTTAGTGTGGATGTCTGTGATAATGTTGAGGAGTATAGGCGTAGATCTCCAGTGCACTATGTTGATAGACTTAAAACTCCACTATTAATTCACACGACAACCAATGATGAGGATGTAAACTACCTGGAGGTTTTAAACCTTATAAATGCACTTAAAGCCGCTGGCAAGGAGTTTGAGTATAAAATATTTAAGGAAGCTCCTGGAGGACACTCCTTCAATAGAATTGACACATTGTTTGCAAGGGAAGTTAGAGCAGAAGTCTACAGTTTCCTAGCAAAGTATTTGCATCCCAAACGTCCATTGACATCTGCTGATGAGTTGAATCCATTCGAATTATAA
- a CDS encoding PaREP1 family protein, whose protein sequence is MSIVVPKKLLEELKSKGFDAETLIIDLLAKYLNLDPKIVVDSHIELALRYFEEGMNFIDKDPVQASEKLYKAAEETVKALTVHFNLNDILDTVEKRGRWTATELDKAVRRISQKLGRWFIYSWDAAWTLHVWGFHEAKLDSESIKERVTEIEKMITEARKITTKE, encoded by the coding sequence ATGAGCATAGTTGTTCCGAAGAAGCTTCTTGAAGAGTTGAAGAGTAAGGGGTTTGATGCTGAAACACTTATTATTGACCTTTTGGCTAAGTATTTAAATTTAGACCCTAAGATTGTTGTTGATTCCCATATTGAGCTTGCTTTAAGGTATTTTGAGGAGGGCATGAACTTCATTGATAAGGATCCTGTTCAGGCTAGTGAGAAGTTGTATAAAGCTGCTGAGGAAACTGTGAAGGCCCTTACAGTGCACTTCAACTTGAACGACATCCTCGATACTGTAGAGAAGAGGGGTAGATGGACTGCCACAGAACTCGATAAAGCAGTTAGGAGGATTTCTCAAAAACTTGGAAGGTGGTTTATATATTCATGGGATGCCGCATGGACACTACATGTATGGGGATTCCATGAAGCAAAACTTGATTCTGAAAGCATAAAGGAGAGAGTGACGGAAATAGAGAAAATGATCACAGAAGCACGGAAAATCACAACCAAAGAATAA
- a CDS encoding 4Fe-4S binding protein: MLKSFKRAIEALSKPYTIKYPAGVGVEKYSSVPETLRGMPEFNVDKCIGCSACVSQCSSGALTYMDAEGKRNLNINLNKCVFCRRCAEVCPEDALTLTTKFEIASNNKSELKVSNTIELSKCINCGNYFAPEKQLNRITDRLMSGLKEAKAIQYAQEDLPKYLHLCPNCRKTLSFKLNIHTRKHVLYDTS, encoded by the coding sequence TTGCTCAAATCATTTAAGAGAGCCATTGAAGCTCTAAGTAAACCATACACAATTAAGTATCCTGCTGGTGTTGGCGTTGAGAAGTATAGTAGTGTTCCAGAAACTCTGCGCGGTATGCCTGAATTCAATGTAGATAAATGTATTGGGTGCAGTGCATGCGTTAGCCAATGTAGTAGCGGTGCATTAACATACATGGACGCAGAGGGTAAACGCAATCTAAACATCAATCTGAATAAATGCGTGTTTTGTAGGCGTTGCGCCGAAGTATGCCCTGAAGATGCATTAACCTTAACCACTAAATTCGAAATAGCATCAAACAATAAATCGGAACTCAAAGTTTCAAACACAATTGAACTTTCAAAATGCATTAACTGCGGAAACTACTTTGCACCAGAAAAGCAACTTAACCGCATCACCGATAGGTTAATGAGTGGATTAAAGGAGGCTAAAGCCATACAATACGCCCAAGAAGATCTACCAAAATACCTACACCTATGCCCAAATTGCAGGAAAACCCTAAGCTTCAAACTAAATATCCACACAAGGAAGCACGTCCTATATGATACATCTTAA
- a CDS encoding NADH-quinone oxidoreductase subunit H, translating to MVVLLAIIFIPVLCFILGVLLNYEIRKVYARSQYRLGPLLSMHGELRGLLGSSRVLQPLYDVLKLMFKETIIPRSARKGLFVSSPIVSLILAVLSAYFISYGGLSLLADNPLSIIFITYILIGISLFWVLGGLASSSPWSVVGSRREAELMLVIEVSLLSSIFSSAIISNSLSIGGIMSFQLKSYPIILLNPFAALVFIIAVLGKLHFNPFEIPEADVEIVSGPYTEYSGKLLATILSSKYILTSVLTGLFVNLFLSGGIILPPTSIYNQIFNFIVFLLECFIVTLIISIVHSIAPRFRIDQAISWAIKYLWPLSAFSIIFSIIIRFILGVA from the coding sequence ATGGTTGTGCTCCTAGCAATAATATTTATTCCAGTGTTATGCTTCATCCTTGGAGTCTTGCTCAATTATGAGATTAGGAAGGTTTATGCTAGGAGTCAGTATAGGCTTGGACCACTACTTTCAATGCATGGTGAGTTGAGGGGGCTTTTAGGTTCAAGTAGGGTTTTACAACCCCTATACGATGTTTTGAAATTGATGTTTAAGGAGACGATTATACCTAGAAGTGCACGTAAAGGTCTATTTGTTTCATCACCAATAGTAAGCCTCATCCTGGCAGTTTTATCCGCATACTTTATATCCTATGGTGGCTTAAGCTTGCTTGCAGATAATCCACTCAGCATAATATTCATAACATACATTTTAATTGGTATATCCCTATTCTGGGTTTTGGGTGGTTTGGCATCATCATCACCTTGGAGTGTTGTTGGATCTAGGAGGGAGGCTGAGCTGATGCTTGTAATTGAAGTTTCATTGCTCTCATCAATATTCTCTTCAGCCATAATATCCAATTCATTATCAATTGGCGGCATCATGAGTTTTCAGCTGAAATCCTATCCAATAATCCTTTTAAACCCCTTCGCAGCCTTAGTTTTCATAATTGCAGTACTTGGGAAACTGCACTTCAACCCATTCGAAATACCTGAAGCCGATGTGGAGATAGTTTCAGGTCCCTACACAGAATACTCCGGCAAACTTCTAGCAACAATATTATCCTCAAAATACATTCTAACATCAGTCCTCACTGGATTGTTTGTAAACCTATTCCTTTCAGGGGGAATTATACTGCCACCAACAAGCATATACAATCAAATATTCAACTTCATAGTTTTCCTATTGGAGTGCTTCATAGTCACACTCATAATATCCATAGTTCACTCAATAGCCCCAAGATTTAGAATTGATCAAGCAATCTCATGGGCCATCAAGTACCTATGGCCTTTATCCGCATTTTCCATAATATTCTCCATAATCATCAGGTTTATTTTGGGGGTGGCATGA